Proteins encoded by one window of Phytohabitans houttuyneae:
- the cobA gene encoding uroporphyrinogen-III C-methyltransferase, with amino-acid sequence MTSPYPLALLLKGRRVLVVGGGVVATRRVPALLDAGARVEVVSPYLTPALRALADAGRVHWSERRFQASDVDGAWLVQVAVDDPAAAAAVSAAALERRVFCVRADDRHAASAWTPATTRHGPVTVAVTAGGDPPRAMVIRDAIREGLLDGTLPGCAAPAAVSEAPAREVLGGGRVVLVGAGPGDPELITVKGRRMLAEADVVVADRLVPGLLLDELRPEVELVDASKIPYGPAKAQEEINRILVERAAAGLVVVRLKGGDPYVFGRGGEEAIACAEAGVPVTVVPGVTSSVAAPAVAGIPVTHRGVAHEFTVVSGHVAPEDPSSLVDWPALARMRGTLVILMGLKNLPKITATLLAHGRAPQTPAAVVQEGTTGAQRVLRSALSEVAEQTAEAGFRPPAIVVVGEVVDVLAVQEEGAADQA; translated from the coding sequence GTGACGAGTCCTTACCCACTCGCCCTGCTGCTCAAGGGCCGCCGCGTCCTCGTCGTCGGCGGCGGCGTGGTCGCCACCCGGCGGGTGCCGGCGCTGCTCGACGCCGGCGCCCGCGTCGAGGTGGTCAGCCCGTACCTCACGCCGGCGCTGCGCGCACTCGCCGACGCCGGGCGGGTGCACTGGAGCGAGCGGCGCTTCCAAGCCTCCGATGTGGACGGTGCCTGGCTGGTGCAGGTCGCGGTCGACGACCCGGCCGCCGCGGCGGCGGTGAGCGCGGCGGCGCTGGAGCGGCGGGTGTTCTGCGTACGCGCCGACGACCGGCACGCGGCCAGCGCCTGGACGCCCGCGACCACGCGGCACGGCCCGGTCACGGTCGCGGTCACGGCCGGCGGCGACCCGCCCCGCGCCATGGTGATCCGCGACGCGATCCGGGAAGGTCTGCTGGACGGCACCCTGCCGGGTTGCGCGGCGCCGGCGGCGGTCTCGGAGGCGCCGGCGCGGGAGGTGCTCGGCGGCGGGCGGGTGGTGCTCGTGGGCGCCGGGCCGGGCGACCCGGAGCTGATCACGGTCAAGGGCCGGCGGATGCTCGCCGAGGCCGACGTCGTGGTCGCCGACCGGCTGGTGCCCGGGCTGCTGCTGGACGAGCTGCGGCCCGAGGTGGAGCTGGTGGACGCCTCGAAGATCCCGTACGGGCCGGCCAAGGCGCAGGAGGAGATCAACCGCATCCTCGTCGAGCGCGCCGCCGCCGGGCTGGTGGTGGTCCGCCTCAAGGGCGGCGACCCGTACGTCTTCGGCCGCGGCGGCGAGGAGGCGATCGCCTGTGCAGAGGCGGGCGTGCCGGTGACGGTGGTACCGGGCGTGACCAGCTCGGTGGCCGCGCCGGCCGTGGCCGGGATACCGGTGACGCACCGCGGGGTGGCGCACGAGTTCACGGTGGTGAGCGGGCACGTCGCGCCGGAGGATCCGTCGTCGCTGGTGGACTGGCCGGCCCTGGCCCGGATGCGGGGCACGCTGGTGATCCTGATGGGCCTGAAAAACCTTCCCAAGATCACAGCTACCCTGCTCGCGCACGGGCGGGCGCCGCAGACCCCCGCCGCCGTCGTGCAGGAGGGCACCACGGGCGCCCAGCGGGTGCTGCGCAGCGCGCTGTCCGAGGTCGCCGAGCAGACCGCCGAGGCCGGCTTCCGCCCGCCCGCGATCGTGGTCGTGGGCGAGGTCGTCGACGTGCTAGCCGTCCAGGAGGAGGGCGCAGCGGATCAGGCCTAG